A window from Opitutia bacterium ISCC 52 encodes these proteins:
- a CDS encoding PQQ-binding-like beta-propeller repeat protein — MKPRRIAATSALAILHFTSAVLGNEDPRNSQREWQVYNGDLKGTKYSELDQINRGNVDQLELVWRYRADDKGETLRSTIQCNPIVVDGVMYLTTPGQKAVAINALIGEEIWRFDPHDGDKVLGYSRGLLYWEDGPDKRIYVGASDYYYALNAATGEPIKSFGVEGRLDMREQLDTDGILRSYSPRAPGVVYKDILIIGGSVGEGPAQAAPGHIRGFDIRTGERKWIFHTIPHPGEYGYETWSPDSYKRNGGANAWSGLTLDSERGIVFAATGAPSYDGYGGDRVGDNLFANCVLALYAETGERIWHFQITHHDIWDYDLPMPPVLVTVEKDGRQIDAVAQATKIALLFVFDRETGEPIFEVEERPVPQSEIWGEETSRTQPFPTKPLPYGRIGFDLEDVTDLTPESRAFVLDLLKDFKYGPLYKPPGFEKTILMPQFNGGSEWPGPGFDPETNILYINVSNEAEYTSMKKATEKEEMPLWELGEDIYQGICSNCHGLDDAGKIPGMELPALRTVKERLSREEVYQVIQEGRGSMPSFAPFHEIEKQSILAFLFRDRDEEKIKTSEVALTWRNNIPYVMNGHKDLHDQEGYPINKRPWGQLHAIDLNTGDFVWSKTLGTYPALEAKGVEDTGTFNIGGPMVTAGGLVFIGATKDERFRAFDKATGEILWTYQLDAAGYATPATFEMDGRQYVVIAGGGGSKLQTKPGDSYYCFALP, encoded by the coding sequence ATGAAGCCAAGACGTATAGCAGCTACTTCTGCTCTTGCCATTCTGCATTTTACGAGTGCGGTTTTGGGTAACGAAGACCCTCGCAACAGCCAACGTGAGTGGCAGGTCTACAATGGGGACCTGAAGGGGACCAAATACTCCGAGCTCGATCAGATCAATCGGGGCAATGTGGACCAGCTCGAACTGGTGTGGCGCTACCGGGCGGATGATAAAGGGGAGACCCTGCGTTCCACTATCCAGTGCAATCCGATCGTCGTTGATGGAGTGATGTATCTAACCACACCTGGCCAAAAAGCGGTAGCGATTAACGCACTGATTGGTGAAGAGATCTGGCGATTCGACCCGCATGATGGAGATAAGGTGCTAGGTTACTCGCGTGGATTATTGTATTGGGAAGATGGGCCCGACAAACGGATCTATGTAGGAGCCAGTGACTACTACTATGCGCTCAATGCCGCGACGGGCGAACCGATCAAGAGCTTCGGGGTCGAGGGTCGTCTCGACATGCGAGAGCAGCTCGACACGGACGGTATTTTGCGTTCCTACTCTCCGAGGGCACCGGGTGTGGTCTACAAAGACATTCTCATTATCGGAGGTTCGGTGGGGGAAGGGCCTGCGCAAGCGGCCCCTGGTCACATCCGGGGTTTCGACATCCGCACCGGTGAACGGAAATGGATCTTTCACACCATTCCACATCCGGGTGAATACGGATACGAGACCTGGTCGCCTGATTCCTACAAACGAAACGGTGGAGCCAATGCCTGGTCGGGACTCACGCTCGATTCCGAGCGGGGTATCGTCTTTGCCGCTACCGGAGCGCCCAGCTACGACGGCTACGGCGGTGATCGGGTAGGGGACAACCTCTTTGCTAACTGTGTTCTGGCGCTCTATGCGGAAACGGGTGAACGCATCTGGCATTTTCAAATCACACATCATGATATCTGGGACTACGACTTACCCATGCCTCCGGTGCTTGTAACGGTTGAGAAAGATGGCCGACAGATTGATGCCGTGGCTCAGGCTACCAAGATTGCTTTATTGTTCGTCTTTGATCGGGAGACGGGGGAACCCATTTTCGAGGTGGAGGAGCGCCCTGTACCTCAATCGGAGATATGGGGCGAGGAAACCTCCCGCACGCAACCGTTTCCTACAAAGCCATTACCCTATGGGCGAATCGGTTTTGATTTGGAGGATGTCACAGATCTAACGCCGGAGTCACGCGCTTTTGTCTTAGACTTGCTCAAAGACTTTAAATATGGACCGCTCTACAAACCACCGGGTTTTGAGAAGACGATCCTCATGCCGCAATTTAACGGAGGTTCCGAGTGGCCAGGTCCTGGTTTTGATCCGGAAACTAATATTCTTTATATCAATGTGTCCAATGAAGCCGAATACACTTCCATGAAGAAGGCCACGGAGAAAGAAGAGATGCCGCTATGGGAGTTGGGAGAGGATATCTACCAGGGGATTTGTTCGAACTGTCATGGCTTGGATGACGCGGGGAAGATTCCTGGGATGGAGCTGCCCGCGTTACGGACCGTGAAGGAGCGTTTGTCCCGGGAAGAAGTTTACCAAGTGATCCAGGAAGGACGTGGCTCAATGCCTTCCTTTGCTCCCTTTCATGAGATAGAAAAACAAAGTATCCTGGCCTTCCTGTTTCGTGATCGCGATGAGGAGAAAATCAAAACCAGTGAGGTTGCTCTTACCTGGCGAAATAACATCCCTTACGTGATGAACGGACATAAGGATCTGCACGATCAAGAGGGCTATCCCATCAACAAGCGACCTTGGGGGCAGCTCCACGCCATTGACCTGAATACAGGTGATTTTGTCTGGTCCAAAACCCTGGGTACCTATCCCGCGCTCGAAGCCAAAGGGGTTGAAGATACCGGCACCTTTAACATTGGGGGTCCCATGGTGACTGCCGGAGGGCTGGTATTCATCGGCGCCACCAAGGACGAACGTTTCCGTGCGTTTGATAAAGCGACCGGAGAGAT